CGCGTCGGGACAGCGCCCGAAAGCGGCCGTCCCGCTCCAAGTGAGCGACGAGAAGGCTCGGCACCCGCGCCCCCCACGGTCACTTTCGCCGAGGCGTTCGCCTTCTGGGTCAAGCTGGGCTTCATCTCGTTCGGGGGGCCGGCGGGCCAGATCGCGATCATGCACCGAGAGCTCGTCGAGCGCCGACGCTGGTTGAGCGAGGAGCGCTTCCTCCACGCCTTGAATTACTGCATGCTGTTGCCCGGACCGGAAGCTCAGCAACTCGCGACCTATATCGGCTGGCTCCTCCACCGTACGGTCGGGGGCATCGTCGCCGGTGGCTTCTTCGTGCTCCCGTCCATCTTCGTGCTGCTGGGTCTCTCGTACGTCTATGCGGCGTATGGAAACCTGCCGGCGGTGGCGGCCGTTCTCTCCGGTTTCAAACCGGTCGTCGTTGCCATCGTCGTGCAGGCGATCCTGAAGATCGGCGGGCGCGCCCTCCGCGGGCCCGCTCATCTCGCCCTCGCGGTTCTGGGTTTCGTCGCCATCTTTTACTTCGAGGTTCCGTTTCCACTCATCGTTCTTTCCGCCGGGGTCATCGGTCTCGTGGTCGCTCGCGTTCTTCCCTCGTTGTCGCTCGTCGGCTCCACCGAGAAGCAAACGGTGCTTCCCGGGACCCGACCGACGTCGGTCAGTCCGGCGACTGTCATCGACGACGATGCCCCTTCTGCCCCCCACACTCTGCCGTCGGGAAGGCGAGCCCTGCGGATCCTCGCGATCGGGATCGCGGCCTGGGTGGTACCGTTTCTGGCCATCGGTTCGTGGCTCGGCTGGGACAGCCTTCACCTGGCGGAGTATCGCTTCTTCACCCGGGCAGCCTTCGTCACGTTCGGAGGTGCCTATGCGGTGCTCGCCTACGTCACCCAGGCGGCGGCAGGAAGCTACGGTTGGATATCTCAGGCCCAGGCGATCGACGGGTTGGCGCTCGCGGAGACCACCCCGGGACCGCTGATAATGGTCGTGCAGTTCGTCGGCTTCATGGCCGGTTGGAATCATCCTGGCGATCTGGGACAAGCGACGAGCGCGGTGACCGGAGCTCTGGTCACGACCTACGCCACGTTTCTCCCTTGTTTCCTGTTCATCTTTCTCGGAGCGCCCTATATCGAGGTGCTGCGGGGCCACAAGGGTTTGACGTCCGCGCTCGCCGGCGTCACCGCCGCGGTCGTGGGCGTGATCCTGAATCTCGCGTTGGTCTTCGGAACGGCCGTCATCTGGCCACGAGGGCTCGAGAACGACACGAACTGGTTCGCCGCGGTCGTGAGTCTCGTCGCGTTCCTGGCGCTCCACCGGCTAAAAATCGACGTCCTCTGGGTCGTGCTCGCGGGAGGTCTCGTGGGTCTCGCGACGACTCTCGTTTCGGGGTGAGTGCCGACGACGTCGAATAAATGGAGGTCTGAATGTTCCCGACGAACTATCGAAACCGGCGCCTTCTCTTGATCAGCAACTCGACCCTCCACGGAAGCGGCTAC
This Vicinamibacteria bacterium DNA region includes the following protein-coding sequences:
- the chrA gene encoding chromate efflux transporter, which encodes MENERVGTAPESGRPAPSERREGSAPAPPTVTFAEAFAFWVKLGFISFGGPAGQIAIMHRELVERRRWLSEERFLHALNYCMLLPGPEAQQLATYIGWLLHRTVGGIVAGGFFVLPSIFVLLGLSYVYAAYGNLPAVAAVLSGFKPVVVAIVVQAILKIGGRALRGPAHLALAVLGFVAIFYFEVPFPLIVLSAGVIGLVVARVLPSLSLVGSTEKQTVLPGTRPTSVSPATVIDDDAPSAPHTLPSGRRALRILAIGIAAWVVPFLAIGSWLGWDSLHLAEYRFFTRAAFVTFGGAYAVLAYVTQAAAGSYGWISQAQAIDGLALAETTPGPLIMVVQFVGFMAGWNHPGDLGQATSAVTGALVTTYATFLPCFLFIFLGAPYIEVLRGHKGLTSALAGVTAAVVGVILNLALVFGTAVIWPRGLENDTNWFAAVVSLVAFLALHRLKIDVLWVVLAGGLVGLATTLVSG